From Lytechinus pictus isolate F3 Inbred chromosome 6, Lp3.0, whole genome shotgun sequence, the proteins below share one genomic window:
- the LOC135154540 gene encoding uncharacterized protein LOC135154540 isoform X2 has protein sequence MDVDETTPGPATSHNILQAIQALQRKVDSASRKSAKPESSPSFKSEGNKQQYDHAQKIFQCIDDALHSLQDIDIEAAKERLLEASALLTQRQKLIRLADRSPLGWATVKEYIADDLAENSDDEKRLRKAEKAAATKRAETAKKSKIQPPFRAPRSSVPPRIMPGTFRRFNPYRSETRICFQCGISGHVRPNCPALRAARSAVNQQQPSKAPF, from the coding sequence ATGGACGTGGACGAGACCACGCCCGGCCCAGCCACGTCTCACAACATTTTACAAGCCATCCAGGCTCTTCAACGAAAGGTGGACTCTGCCTCCCGGAAATCTGCCAAGCCCGAAAGCTCCCCCTCCTTCAAGAGTGAGGGAAACAAGCAGCAATACGACCACGCCCAGAAAATTTTTCAGTGCATTGACGACGCTCTACATTCGCTGCAGGATATCGATATCGAGGCCGCAAAGGAGCGTCTACTCGAGGCATCCGCCCTCCTTACTCAGAGGCAGAAACTGATTCGCCTGGCAGACCGCTCCCCTTTGGGCTGGGCCACAGTCAAAGAGTATATCGCAGACGACCTCGCGGAGAATTCCGATGACGAAAAACGTCTCAGAAAGGCGGAGAAGGCTGCAGCCACCAAAAGGGCCGAAACAGCCAAAAAGTCGAAGATTCAGCCCCCCTTCCGGGCCCCCCGCTCTTCTGTACCTCCTCGCATTATGCCTGGGACTTTTCGTCGCTTCAACCCCTACCGTTCTGAAACCCGCATCTGCTTCCAGTGTGGCATCTCCGGTCACGTCCGCCCCAACTGCCCCGCTCTGCGAGCCGCTAGAAGTGCCGTCAACCAGCAACAGCCATCCAAGGCCCCCTTCTAG
- the LOC135154334 gene encoding serine/threonine-protein phosphatase 6 regulatory ankyrin repeat subunit A-like translates to MIGETLDRVHKHTYLGVTISADLTWKSHYQRIVSKANKILGTLRGNIHQCSSDTKGKAYKALVRPHLEYASAVTLIRQGAGVNKEDNNGRTASQIAASDCHIDVIKYLISEGAEVNMEDNNGWTALHNAAQNGDIEVIKYLISQGAEVNKKDNDGWTALHRAARFGRIDVLKYLISEGAEVNKEDKVGRTALHRAAFNSQIDAIKYLISEGAEVNKEDNVGRTALQIAASDCHIDVIKNLISKGAEVNKEDKDGRTALHNAAQNGDIEVIKYLISQGAEVNKKDNDGWTALHRAARFGRIDVLKYLISEGAEVNKEDKVGRTALHRAAFNSQIDAIKYLISEGAEVNKEDNVGRTALQIAASDCHIDVIKNLISKGAEVNKEDNNGWTALHNAAQNGDIEVIKYLISQGAEVNKKDNDGWTALHRAARFGRIDVLKYLISEGAEVNKEDKVGRTALHRAAFNSQIDAIKYLISEGAEVNKEDKDGRTALHNAAQNGHIEVIKYLISQGAEADKVDNDGWTALHRAARFGRIDVLKYLISQGAEVNKTDKSGWTALHRAAFNSQIDVINNLISGGADVNKEAKDGRTALDIAASDCHIDVIKYLVSKGADINKEAKVGRTALEIAASNCNIDVIKYLISQGAEVNKEDNIGRIALHSAARFGHIEITKYLIGEGAKVYKKDKSGWTALHSAASNGHIDVIKFLIREGAEAVEDNNGRTAIHSAASNGHICVIEYLISEGVEVNKEDSNGWAALHIAADDGDIEVIKCLISNGAEVNKGNNDGQTALHIAAEMGHIDAIKYLINEGVEVNKEDNNGRNAIHIAASNGHIDAIKYLISEGVEVNKEDNNGRNAIHIAASNGHIDAIKYLISEGVEVNKEDNNGRNAIHIAASNGHIDAIKYLISEGVEVNKEDNNGRTALHSAASNGHIDAIKYLISEGVEVNKEDNNGRTALHSAAPNGHIDVIKYLISEEAMVDKGDKEGTTALHIAVQNGCIDVVKVLLTGGAGCDVEDIHGQTPLHQSLLHGHRYIAGLIFDSGNAKVGNS, encoded by the exons ATGATCGGAGAAACTCTGGATCGAGTTCATAAACATACTTACCTTGGAGTAACGATTTCTGCTGATCTTACTTGGAAATCACACTATCAGCGAATAGTCAGCAAAGCAAATAAGATTCTTGGTACCCTTCGAGGAAATATCCATCAGTGCAGCTCTGATACCAAAGGGAAAGCTTACAAAGCTCTTGTTCGTCCACACCTGGAGTATGCGTCTGCTGTTACT CTGATAAGACAAGGAGCTGGGGTCAATAAGGAGGATAATAATGGTCGGACTGCATCACAAATTGCTGCTTCCGACTgtcatattgacgtcatcaaatatctgatcagtgaagGAGCTGAGGTCAATATGGAGGATAataatggttggactgcattacacaatgCTGCTCAAAATGGTGATATTGaagtcatcaaatatctgataagtcaaggagctgaggtcaataaaAAGGATAATGATGGCtggactgcattacaccgtGCTGCTAGGTTTGGTCGAATTGACGTCTTGAAATATTTGATCAGTGAAGGAGCGGAGGTCAACAAGGAGGATAAAGTTGgtcggactgcattacacagggCTGCTTTCAATTCTCAAATTGACgccatcaaatatctgatcagtgaagGAGCGGAGGTCAACAAGGAGGATAACGTTGGTCGGACTGCATTACAAATTGCTGCTTCTGACTgtcatattgacgtcatcaaaaatCTGATCAGTAAaggagctgaggtcaataaggagGATAAAGATGgtcggactgcattacacaatgCTGCTCAAAATGGTGATATTGaagtcatcaaatatctgataagtcaaggagctgaggtcaataaaAAGGATaatgatggttggactgcattacaccgtGCTGCTAGGTTTGGTCGAATTGACGTCTTGAAATATTTGATCAGTGAAGGAGCGGAGGTCAACAAGGAGGATAAAGTTGgtcggactgcattacacagggCTGCTTTCAATTCTCAAATTGACgccatcaaatatctgatcagtgaagGAGCGGAGGTCAACAAGGAGGATAACGTTGGTCGGACTGCATTACAAATTGCTGCTTCCGACTgtcatattgacgtcatcaaaaatCTGATCAGTAAaggagctgaggtcaataaggaggataataatggttggactgcattacacaatgCTGCTCAAAATGGTGATATTGaagtcatcaaatatctgataagtcaaggagctgaggtcaataaaAAGGATaatgatggttggactgcattacaccgtGCTGCTAGGTTTGGTCGAATTGACGTCTTGAAATATTTGATCAGTGAAGGAGCGGAGGTCAACAAGGAGGATAAAGTTGgtcggactgcattacacagggCTGCTTTCAATTCTCAAATTGACgccatcaaatatctgatcagtgaagGAGCGGAG gtcaataaggagGATAAAGATGgtcggactgcattacacaatgCTGCTCAAAATGGTCATATTGaagtcatcaaatatctgataagtcaaggagctgaggCCGATAAGGTGGATaatgatggttggactgcattacaccgtGCTGCTAGGTTTGGTCGAATTGACGTCTTGAAATATTTGATAAGCCAGGGAGCTGAGGTCAACAAGACCGATAAAAGTGggtggactgcattacacagggCGGCTTTCAATTCTCAAATTGACGTCATCAACAATCTGATCAGTGGTGGAGCGGATGTCAATAAGGAGGCTAAAGATGGTCGGACTGCATTGGACATTGCTGCTTCCGACTgtcatattgacgtcatcaaatatctggTCAGTAAAGGAGCAGATATCAATAAGGAGGCTAAAGTCGGTAGGACTGCATTAGAAATTGCAGCTTCCAATTGTAATATTGACGTCataaaatatctgatcagtcaaggagcaGAGGTCAATAAGGAGGATAATATTGGTCGGattgcattacacagtgctgctagGTTTGGCCATATTGAAATTACCAAATATTTGATCGGTGAAGGAGCTAAGGTatataagaaagataaaagtggttggactgcattacacagtgctgcttccaatggtcatattgacgtcatcaaatttctGATCCGTGAAGGAGCTGAGGCCGTTGAGGATAATAATGGTCGGACTGCAATACACAGTGCTGCTTCCAATGGTCATATTTGCGTCATCgaatatctgatcagtgaagGGGTTGAGGTCAATAAGGAGGATAGTAATGGCTGGGCTGCATTACATAttgctgctgatgatggtgatattgaaGTCATCAAATGTTTGATCAGTAATggagctgaggtcaataagggGAATAATGATGGTcagactgcattacacattgctgctgAGATGGGTCATATTGACgccatcaaatatctgatcaatGAAGGAGTTGAGGTCAATAAGGAGGATAATAATGGTCGGAATGCAATACACATTGCTGCTTCCAATGGTCATATTGACgccatcaaatatctgatcagtgaagGAGTTGAGGTCAATAAGGAGGATAATAATGGTCGGAATGCAATACACATTGCTGCTTCCAATGGTCATATTGACgccatcaaatatctgatcagtgaagGAGTTGAGGTCAATAAGGAGGATAATAATGGTCGGAATGCAATACACATTGCTGCTTCCAATGGTCATATTGACgccatcaaatatctgatcagtgaagGAGTTGAGGTCAATAAGGAGGATAATAATGgtcggactgcattacacagtgctgcttcCAATGGTCATATTGACgccatcaaatatctgatcagtgaagGAGTTGAGGTCAATAAGGAGGATAATAATGgtcggactgcattacacagtgctgctcccaatggtcatattgacgtcatcaaatatctgatcagtgaagAGGCTATGGTCGATAAGGGCGACAAGGAAGGGACAACTGCCTTACATATTGCCGTTCAGAATGGTTGCATTGACGTTGTTAAAGTCCTACTTACAGGGGGAGCAGGTTGTGATGTAGAAGACATTCACGGTCAGACACCCTTACATCAATCGCTTTTACATGGGCACAGATATATTGCTGGTCTTATTTTCGACAGCGGTAATGCTAAGGTAGGTAATTCATAA
- the LOC135154540 gene encoding uncharacterized protein LOC135154540 isoform X1, translated as MSAKASSTTSKYKSRWDKWVQWASSKSLPTFPVQAYHLCLYLSHLSSVSGAKTLADSLVASVKWAHSLAGLPSPTDDPMVKTAVQGYNRTHSSPVCRKEPVTPEILSHLRASHGQLNASLADLRILFICFISYAGFLRFDDLSRIRRKDCTLHHDRLVLHLPSSKTDQFRQGRDVTIARTSNPTCPVIIAERYFAALGDPPHSHLPVIRRLARSKRGLVATSHGLSYTRTREIVLEALKPLVPDVSKFGLHSLRSGGASSASNNRVSPFLISQHGRWKSDKARDTYIKSDATSNLLPSQSLGI; from the coding sequence ATGTCTGCCAAAGCTTCATCTACCACATCAAAATACAAATCCCGTTGGGACAAATGGGTCCAGTGGGCGAGCTCCAAATCTCTACCCACATTTCCAGTCCAAGCGTACCACCTCTGTCTATACCTTTCCCATCTGTCTTCCGTTAGCGGGGCCAAGACTCTAGCAGATTCCCTCGTCGCGTCAGTGAAATGGGCGCACAGTCTCGCAGGCCTTCCTTCACCCACAGATGACCCTATGGTAAAAACAGCAGTGCAGGGGTATAACCGGACTCACTCTTCCCCTGTTTGTCGTAAGGAGCCTGTTACACCAGAAATCCTGTCCCATCTTCGCGCATCACACGGTCAGCTCAATGCATCTTTAGCTGATCTACGCATTTTGTTTATATGCTTCATTTCTTATGCTGGATTCCTACGCTTCGACGACCTTAGCAGGATAAGAAGGAAGGACTGCACTCTTCATCATGACAGGCTAGTCCTACACTTACCCTCTTCTAAAACCGATCAATTCCGCCAAGGCAGAGATGTTACCATTGCTAGGACATCCAACCCGACCTGTCCCGTCATTATAGCCGAGCGATATTTCGCAGCTTTAGGCGATCCTCCTCATTCTCACCTACCAGTGATTCGCAGGCTTGCTCGTTCCAAACGCGGTCTAGTCGCCACTTCTCACGGCCTAAGTTACACCAGAACTCGCGAGATTGTCCTGGAGGCGTTGAAGCCCCTTGTTCCCGACGTCTCTAAGTTCGGTTTGCACAGTCTCCGGTCGGGTGGAGCTTCATCCGCTAGTAACAATCGAGTTTCTCCCTTTCTGATTTCACAACATGGTCGTTGGAAGTCAGACAAAGCCAGGGACACATACATAAAATCGGACGCAACGTCAAATCTTCTTCCTTCACAATCCCTCGGGATTTAA